In Plasmodium coatneyi strain Hackeri chromosome 5, complete sequence, a genomic segment contains:
- a CDS encoding SICA antigen has protein sequence MKEKEEKKKKRYFGILRKTRKRYRRAYQVRGASIEQQIVHHADQAHGPHEYTLVKERKPRSTPKKRRKKRAVRRRAGVGCRMIIDIHLEVLKECQKGDLHSTKEDFFEILVQEFMGSELIKEENVPKEQIPSLNSGFREEDFLPKEGFVSKEQVPSSDSGFRFDVPKEQVPSSDSGFTV, from the exons atgaaagaaaaagaagaaaaaaagaagaaaaga tactttGGTATACTTCGTaagacaagaaaacgttacagaagagcttatcaagtacgtggtgcATCCATAGAACAACAGATTGTTCACCATGCGGACCAGGCacatggtccacatgaatataccttagtaaaggaacgcaaacctcgttctacgcctaaaaaaaggaggaaaaaacgtgctGTTCGTCGCCGTGCTGGTGTTGGttgccgcatgattattgatattcatttagaagtcttaaaagaatgtcaaaaaggggatctgcattcgacgaaggaagacttttttgagattttggttcaagaattcatGGGAAGTGAGCtcattaaagaagaaaatgttcctaaggagcagATTCCAAGTTTaaattccgggtttagggaggaagactttcttccgAAGGAAGGCTTCgtttctaaggaacaggttccaagttcagattcggggtttaggtttgatgttcctaaggaacaggttccaagttcagattccgggtttacggtgtaa
- a CDS encoding SICA antigen has protein sequence MAPQKKTKFEQQQTHPPKEAAEEEEHSPGSGAPRTRRARRAADGTRSKARKGIQFDGEFVITLGQGDMKTERVPSSGQGTKGDYVLLEYGGQGPPTISWDNSNKGPTTTKVPQVEVKTAVAVNKNKRTARYKCPNGTNDDVFVDVEEEYDDDENEKERSITEWFNLFSEDVRQEDDKKYKELNILLPLCGGLEEHLGDDMGKYEKFCEIMMKNIMFVTNPKNQYKNKEGKEKTPCKRTVNNIPICDLLKAWTYFMHLFCAPKGVIDYTFEKVKKVREEFKGALNKDQEYAECAYDGAPNIPDDNAGVLPHDVQQLLLTNMLYYKIMKESTKQKWCTDGAKWQDLINTLEDSARLRVDKDKPDQIISADDESNSVHKIVKQVEERLKEEKEEEKEQMSEVLQPAKEEKPVVVPQPEVSTPQLPPKPPQAPASPVLPARPPPPPPRRPSTPRQALPSSEDCTNKKTLCQRANCVAHNWFNDRTTNDGDGRQYWCNFWGGNDVGRVLRELSKAMTNGNGTDAGLCENIQDRNSTTPSEANKKACEYITKGLQHIYSIKEEEKQKYGNQKKNNRIFDQVIGCLFLNAYANKLRNLEKCPIEEKIIEQAFNEGNTQKETWCLDKGNGDCPVCEREQNYGECKLNTDSKLWYSGGCDKDKDNIKNKLDNMLRAEGKITQTLTDINNLCTDTTKPEAKDAKPERKESKEEIKPKVNDPSDTPAADDNQQPALRGGGSPSHDTPSVLPLTHKKENPVLPYLPLAPAVLGISVMSYLLWKVKNK, from the exons ATGGCTCCACAGAAAAAGACTAAAtttgaacaacaacaaacacatCCTCCGAAAGAGGCAGcggaggaagaggaacataGTCCTGGTAGTGGTGCTCCTCGTACACGTCGTGCACGACGTGCAGCTGATGGGACTAGGAGTAAAGCTAGGAAGGGTATTCAATTTGATGGGGAATTTGTAATAACTCTCGGACAAGGGGATATGAAAACAGAGCGTGTTCCAAGTAGTGG GCAAGGTACAAAGGGTGATTATGTACTTCTGGAATACGGTGGACAGGGACCTCCTACGATCAGTTGGGATAACTCGAATAAAGGtccaacaacaacaaaagtACCACAGGTAGAAGTGAAAACAGCAGTAGctgtgaacaaaaataaaaggacaGCAAGGTATAAATGTCCCAATGGAACCAATGATGATGTGTTCGTGGATGTCGAGGAAGAGTATGACGACGAcgagaatgaaaaggaac GAAGTATTACTGAATGGTTCAATCTATTTTCGGAGGATGTAAGACAAGAGGATgataagaaatataaagaatTGAACATTCTACTACCCTTATGTGGAGGCTTGGAAGAACATCTTGGCGATGATATGGGCAAGTACGAAAAGTTCTGTGAAATAATGATGAAAAACATAATGTTTGTAACTAACCCAAAGAAtcaatataaaaacaaagaagggaaggaaaagacaCCATGTAAAAGAACCGTAAACAACATTCCTATATGTGATTTATTAAAAGCATGGAcatattttatgcatttGTTCTGTGCTCCTAAGGGGGTTATAGATTACACATTTgagaaggtgaaaaaagtaaGGGAAGAATTTAAAGGAGCATTAAATAAGGATCAGGAGTATGCGGAATGTGCTTATGATGGTGCACCTAACATTCCTGATGACAACGCAGGGGTTTTGCCACATGATGTGCAACAACTATTGCTCACAAATATGTTGTattataaaataatgaaagaaTCAACTAAGCAGAAATGGTGTACCGATGGGGCTAAATGGCAAGATCTGATCAATACGCTTGAAGATTCAGCCCGTTTACGGGTCGATAAGGATAAACCTGATCAGATTATCTCCGCTGATGACGAATCAAATAGCGTGCACAAAATTGTTAAGCAAGTGGAAGAAAgattaaaagaggaaaaagaggaggaaaaggaacaaatgtcAGAAGTCTTACAACCAgccaaagaagaaaaaccaGTTGTTGTTCCTCAACCCGAAGTATCAACACCCCAACTTCCACCCAAACCACCCCAAGCACCAGCATCCCCCGTCCTTCCAGCTCGACCccctccaccaccaccaagaagaccatccACACCAAGACAAGCACTTCCCTCAAGTGAGGACTGCACCAACAAGAAAACCTTATGTCAACGCGCCAATTGTGTAGCACATAATTGGTTTAATGACAGAACAACTAATGATGGGGATGGAAGACAGTACTgg TGTaatttttggggggggaatGACGTCGGAAGAGTGTTAAGAGAATTGTCTAAGGCTATGACCAATGGGAATGGAACTGACGCAGGTTTATGTGAGAATATTCAGGATAGAAATAGTACTACACCTTCagaagcaaataaaaaagcttGTGAATACATTACTAAAGGTTTACAGCATATATACAgcattaaggaagaagagaaacaaAAGTACGGAaatcagaagaaaaataaccgAATATTTGATCAAGTTATTGGATGCCTCTTCCTGAACGCATACGCAAATAAATTGCGAAACCTGGAAAAATGCCCTattgaagagaaaataatagAACAAGCATTTAATGAAGGAAATACACAGAAAGAAACTTGGTGTTTAGATAAGGGGAATGGTGATTGTCCAGTGTGTGAACGGGAGCAAAACTATGGAGAATGTAAATTGAACACGGACAGTAAGCTCTGGTACAGTGGGGGTTGCGATAAAGACAAAGAtaatataaagaataaattggATAACATGCTTAGggcggaaggaaaaataacacaAACTCTAACggatataaataatttatgtaCTGACACTACAAAACCGGAAGCAAAGGATGCGAAGCCTGAGCGTAAAGAgtcaaaggaagaaataaaaccAAAGGTAAATGACCCCAGTGATACACCTGCTGCAGATGATAATCAACAACCTGCTCTTCGTGGAGGCGGCAGTCCCAGTCATGACACCCCCTCCGTTCTTCCACTTACtcacaagaaggaaaaccccgtccttccttacctccctCTTGCTCCCGCCGTGCTTGGTATATCTGTTATGAGCTATCttctttggaaggtaaaaaataaataa
- a CDS encoding KIR protein yields the protein MADEVSTKGLHCSIDRTTLKGYKSVLKGALLGKHYDADIVDGILHVWCCVSDIRGWESSKDERCDLLYYLAGAITYEKLQNKDDFGTIMNGLPNVLKTYFSNLEGCSIKENNNGEKFFAKMKLLGKYNLGPAEILEGQGDSSNVSCERCKKYLEEVMRAYGIVKGYCDLSTNITNCEGVRDGYRNKNPQDLYEAMYGKVELQRPEVLSEENCEQERLSSRQIYCQFQEALDQYKDEVSNMEDIKTAIDGILTSYGNHSYYGELSAKAFCLASQKKEKQKASSEDKYCTSLYYWLGDQLFSTMNNSTEFSKAMSEVYNKLEQLKGLETEGKCEVMYPNDNINLETFNHMKPILDYYHDYTTIKKCVDDPQASEPKCTTEYERYLKEVLSAYDYMSIKCPKEDVSNNKEWCTDFKKMTATHSREELLKLKCSLKHTSDCPSNAVAAAISGTLATTIGLPVIGYALYKYDFLPPWIKNTFFGNTFGRNSNTRNRRSTKHHFDTFTEDSLTYDSTETTTRGSTIDDDRTEYSAPYTATASSREAGREQQQRRRKNISYHA from the exons ATGGCCGACGAGGTGAGCACAAAAGGACTTCACTGTAGTATCGACCGAACGACATTGAAGGGTTATAAGAGTGTGTTAAAGGGAGCATTATTGGGGAAACACTATGATGCGGATATCGTAGATGGTATTCTGCATGTCTGGTGTTGTGTATCTGACATAAGAGGATGGGAATCCTCAAAGGACGAGCGCTGCGATCTTCTATATTACTTAGCAGGAGCAATAACATATGAAAAGTTGCAGAACAAAGATGATTTTGGAACAATCATGAATGGATTACCCAATGTGTTAAAAACGTACTTCAGTAATCTAGAAGGATGTAGCATAAAGGAGAATAATAATGGAGAAAAGTTCTTTGCTAAGATGAAGTTACTAGGGAAGTACAATTTGGGACCTGCGGAAATATTGGAAGGACAGGGAGATTCCAGTAATGTTAGTTGTGagaggtgtaaaaaatatttggaagAAGTTATGCGGGCATATGGAATTGTGAAAGGTTATTGTGACCTATCTACGAATATTACAAACTGTGAAGGGGTGAGAGATGGGTATAGGAATAAAAATCCGCAGGATCTTTACGAGGCAATGTATGGAAAGGTGGAGCTCCAAAGACCTGAAGTATTGTCCGAA GAGAATTGCGAGCAGGAAAGGCTATCCTCACGACAAATATATTGCCAATTCCAAGAAGCTCTGGATCAATATAAAGATGAGGTGTCTAACATGGAAGATATAAAAACTGCAATTGACGGTATATTGACCTCATATGGGAATCACAGCTACTATGGAGAATTATCTGCAAAAGCCTTCTGTCTTGCAtcacagaagaaggaaaagcagaAGGCATCATCGGAGGACAAGTATTGTACCTCTTTAtactattggttaggggaccAATTGTTCAGCACTATGAACAATTCTACAGAGTTTTCTAAAGCTATGAGTGAAGTCTACAACAAATTGGAACAACTGAAGGGACTcgaaacagaaggaaaatgtgaGGTTATGTACCCGAATGACAACATCAACTTGGAAACTTTTAACCACATGAAACCAATATTGGATTATTATCATGATTATACcactataaaaaaatgcgtaGATGATCCCCAGGCTTCCGAGCCTAAGTGCACTACGGAGTATGAACGTTATCTGAAAGAAGTTCTCTCAGCCTATGATTATATGAGCATAAAATGTCCAAAGGAAGATGTgagtaataataaagaatGGTGCAcagattttaaaaaaatgactgCTACACACAGTCGTGAAGAATTACTAAAATTAAAGTGTTCTTTAAAACATACATCAGATTGTCCAAGCAACGCCGTCGCCGCTGCCATATCGGGTACATTGGCTACTACCATAGGATTACCTGTTATTGGTTatgctttatataaa TATGATTTCTTACCTCCATGGATAAAGAACACATTCTTTGGAAACACTTTTGGAAGAAACAGCAACACAAGAAACAGAAGATCCACTAAACATCACTTTGATACGTTCACAGAAGACAGCTTAACATATGATTCAACGGAAACGACGACACGGGGTTCTACAATAGATGATGATAGAACGGAATATTCCGCCCCGTACACAGCAACAGCATCCTCAAGGGAAGCAGGGcgtgaacaacaacaacggagaagaaaaaatataagttatcatGCC
- a CDS encoding Glutamyl-tRNA(Gln) amidotransferase subunit: MGYTKEYKKKGTHFALLRDGSSEMCTSEVYQIRREIFSHKNIKDILERIIIKRVTEGRLNQLNSFSYLYSVEEIYEQLKKLQSLYDQCDNLEDLPKLFGVPIILKDNICTKNIPTTCGSKILEKYKPSYDSTVVRRLKKQGAVIVGKTHLDEFAMGSCTGGGVKNPFNESDLSCGGSSGGSASCVGSRMINCSVNTDTGGSIRTPAALCACIGMKPTYGRISRYGIIPYNEETDVVGLIVNNVYDCSILLDVLSGGDKNDLTTLKGKKKKFHLKLKKYEASLNFCENKCPLKNVKFGYLSEELLKNYFVDPLTYQTYLRVMQNIEQMGGTLINTDLHELSDYCYLYYMHSMTIANSNLSRINGINYNMPNVFGKSNFVRQVRSTLISEKVLTRIIGGSIISSRFQGGSLQHIFEAAKRRLTRVLDEIFAQVNFVLLPSLPRSNNLKESIGSPHGGNPNAQNDTIQEQHSPISAPIARTFSEIPPPPEGYNNYMKEIFSVVSSITGHPSIVIPTGEFTPQFNEPQSFQLLSRNLNEAGLLKVALAYKTQMQVDKRIMENLRGVTRKVG; the protein is encoded by the coding sequence ATGGGGTACacaaaggaatataaaaaaaagggtacacACTTTGCACTGCTTCGAGATGGATCAAGTGAAATGTGCACCTCGGAGGTCTACCAAATTAGGAGAGAAATATTCTCACATAAGAATATAAAGGACATACTTGAAAGGATAATAATCAAGAGAGTCACTGAAGGACGTCTCAATCAGTTGAACAGCTTTTCCTACCTATACAGCgttgaagaaatatatgagcAACTGAAAAAACTACAATCCCTTTATGACCAGTGCGATAATTTGGAGGACCTACCCAAACTGTTTGGAGTGCCCATCATTTTAAAGGACAacatttgcacaaaaaatattccaacCACATGTGGTAGtaaaattttagaaaaatataaaccgTCCTATGATAGCACTGTTGTGAGAAGGTTGAAAAAACAAGGAGCGGTAATAGTGGGGAAGACTCATTTGGACGAATTTGCAATGGGATCCTGCACAGGAGGGGGTGTAAAGAATCCCTTCAATGAAAGTGATCTATCTTGTGGTGGGTCTTCTGGCGGATCGGCCAGTTGTGTTGGCTCCAGAATGATCAACTGCTCAGTAAATACAGACACAGGGGGATCCATTCGAACCCCAGCTGCTCTATGTGCATGCATAGGGATGAAACCCACCTATGGAAGGATCAGCAGGTATGGTATTATCCCCTATAATGAAGAAACCGATGTTGTAGGACTTATAGTTAACAATGTGTATGACTGTAGTATCCTCTTGGATGTCCTTTCCGGAGGAGATAAAAACGATCTAACTACCctcaaagggaaaaaaaaaaaatttcacctcAAGTTAAAAAAGTATGAAGCGTCGCTGAACTTTTGTGAAAATAAGTGCCCcctaaaaaatgtaaaatttgGCTACCTAAGTGAggaacttttaaaaaactacTTCGTAGATCCTCTAACGTATCAAACATATTTGCGGGTCATGCAAAACATCgaacaaatggggggaacTTTAATCAACACAGATTTGCATGAACTAAGTGACTACTGCTATTTGTATTATATGCATTCGATGACCATCGCGAATAGCAACCTTTCCAGAATTAATGGGATAAACTACAACATGCCGAATGTGTTTGGAAAATCCAATTTTGTTAGACAAGTAAGATCCACTCTGATAAGTGAAAAGGTGCTAACGAGAATTATTGGTGGGTCCATAATATCGTCTCGCTTCCAAGGGGGGTCCTTACAACACATCTTCGAAGCTGCAAAGCGGAGGTTAACTAGAGTGCTTGATGAAATTTTTGCCCAAGTAAATTTCGTTTTGCTACCCTCCTTGCCGAGGTCAAACAATTTGAAGGAGTCCATAGGATCCCCTCACGGGGGTAACCCAAACGCACAAAATGATACAATCCAGGAGCAGCATTCTCCCATCAGTGCACCTATTGCGCGCACTTTCAGTGAAATTCCGCCCCCCCCTGAGGGATACAACAACTACATGAAGGAAATCTTCTCAGTTGTGTCGTCAATAACGGGACACCCAAGTATCGTCATCCCAACGGGGGAGTTTACCCCACAGTTTAATGAACCACAGTCGTTTCAACTGCTAAGCAGAAATTTGAACGAAGCGGGGCTGCTCAAAGTTGCCTTGGCTTATAAGACACAAATGCAGGTGGATAAAAGGATAATGGAAAACTTAAGGGGTGTTACCCGTAAAGTTGGTTGA
- a CDS encoding DNA replication licensing factor, with translation MSNEKFSTRGDHANTPTEDDWPGGHTFKMPQTERTKIIWSSEKLKEYIHYVKNNCCPNFNENSKLILITYYSTLRKDNNGDNGTTVRTLESLIRLSEAHSKMMLSDTVSSDDVINIVLLSELSLRGYKVAVKTNSHSVLIARAGILDNLNDSLLFYNNMHRTFYSLDDVLFYESLYNYFKKLLLEKLNLIERNGQIHRMAV, from the coding sequence ATGAGTAATGAAAAGTTCTCAACCAGAGGGGACCATGCGAACACCCCTACAGAGGATGATTGGCCCGGAGGACACACCTTCAAGATGCCCCAAACGGAGCGCACCAAAATTATCTGGTCTAGCGAAAAGCTCAAGGAATATATTCACTACGTGAAGAATAACTGCTGCCCaaattttaatgaaaatTCCAAGCTAATTTTAATTACTTACTATTCTACGTTAAGGAAGGATAATAATGGCGACAACGGAACGACCGTTAGGACGTTGGAAAGTTTGATACGACTAAGTGAGGCGCATTCGAAAATGATGCTCAGCGATACGGTATCCTCTGACGATGTGATTAATATAGTTTTGTTATCGGAGCTTAGCTTGCGTGGGTATAAAGTAGCCGTTAAGACGAACTCCCACAGTGTCCTCATAGCCAGGGCGGGCATACTGGACAACTTAAACGACTCTCTGCtcttttataataatatgcaCAGGACGTTTTACTCCTTGGAcgatgttttattttatgagTCCTtgtataattattttaagaAGCTCCTTTTGGAGAAGCTCAATTTGATAGAGCGCAACGGGCAGATCCACCGCATGGCGGTTTAA
- a CDS encoding DNA replication licensing factor, whose amino-acid sequence MLLSSSESSIFSDTDYDVSSEDECNDSNADESIRNVKFFNKIIIKLFLKNKKYYDQVKKIALSYISKIEDIQFSDIQNSEQGSNEHIHNFYFDTYDAIQHGENKLIYYMQNSFHKFIDVMNNYSIPFFFRLIFLSCYFEFLCSREVKGDVSDRGFAQGRSHSPTSVVDNRGEAPVVQRVYKDDLREDGLACNRDGDILKKKEYKEAGSKDKLGEKSHAGAKGGDLTEGNTHQKGSYQNESTSLNSEEKRPTEEPSLYNFIVYNFSKDKMVMEEIDVYSACLIKGLLYLYKDYAFLKDENIKTKINNCLKMIFDKQNIKIMCRVENVPYLHDIHISYLQEIRNKHIGKFITTEGIITRVGEKKILEECKKYRCIKCDHIIRKKAIPELYYNTQMVFKCPNEQINTNKSPPRYRSNLVRKEINTRWKYTKKDTAQEGRTGNAVSYNKGASKYGNKNSSYGNANYRSKGFASKRTSKWNFAYREKHYSKNSYNGNKCNGTNFEFLENEVKRVDYQEIKIKETSKTNIPYSITVVLLENLAGKYHPGKKVIINGIILRRWKKLYKDIRCEAELFIEANNVQIKELDSSRLKEVALDDEFAKCINALTDEAQMCGKATIVEGNGTDKENDADVNDNLGDDLEGGLTYDERGRLRISSHLSSGHCIGTDPEKTPRKNPPSGSKMDKKKNKLNGHMTNGGIAVPERSLFEKYWLLFKDNKLEGKKHLCDSICPNLYNCKLSKMSVLLVLIGGNRINEYDSFYNENNKWKKYFNRSGEEVATRGYPNRGDNNSDNDNNDDDDNGKDACCWENAGRKRRREKKAKHRNRDRNRRREKNFSSDNCDKRTLCHLLLVGDPGTGKSQLLKEVQKISPICTNVSGMFCTTAGLTCAAIKEGNNFMLESGALVLADNGVCCIDEFCLMKNENKNAIHEAMEQLTISVAKGGIVDKLNCRCTIIGASNFELHKTATGNLSSSEDKALFINLSYALLSRFDMIVVTEDNNEIDSRVADYVLSQEVQPAYPSGGK is encoded by the coding sequence ATGTTGCTCTCCAGCTCCGAATCGAGCATCTTCAGCGATACTGATTATGATGTTAGCAGTGAGGACGAGTGCAACGACAGCAACGCAGATGAAAGCATAAGAAATGTgaaattcttcaataaaattataatcaAACTGtttctaaaaaataaaaagtactatgaccaggtaaaaaaaattgcacttAGCTATATTAGCAAAATAGAAGACATCCAATTTTCGGATATTCAAAACAGTGAACAAGGAAGCAATGAGCACAtacacaatttttattttgacaCGTACGATGCGATTCAGCATGGAGAAAACAAATTAATATATTACATGCAGAATAGCTTCCACAAATTTATCGATGTTATGAATAATTactccattccttttttctttcgacttatttttttgagttGCTATTTCGAGTTCTTGTGTAGCAGAGAGGTAAAAGGGGACGTAAGTGATAGGGGTTTTGCTCAGGGGAGGAGCCATTCGCCTACCAGTGTTGTGGACAATCGGGGGGAAGCTCCCGTTGTCCAGAGGGTATATAAAGATGATTTACGGGAAGACGGACTCGCTTGCAATAGGGATGGAGATAtcttgaagaagaaagagtatAAAGAAGCGGGAAGCAAGGACAAACTAGGAGAAAAGTCTCACGCGGGTGCCAAGGGCGGAGACTTAACCGAGGGGAATACCCATCAGAAGGGAAGCTACCAAAATGAAAGCACGTCCTTAAATTCGGAGGAGAAGCGACCCACAGAAGAACCCTCCCTCTACAATTTCATAGTCTACAATTTCAGCAAAGACAAAATGGTTATGGAAGAAATCGACGTGTACAGTGCGTGTCTGATAAAAGGGCTACTGTACTTATACAAAGATTACGCCTTTTTAAAAGACGAAAATATTAAAaccaaaataaataattgcTTGAAAATGATCTTCGACAAacagaatataaaaattatgtgTCGAGTGGAAAACGTGCCCTACCTGCATGATATCCATATTAGCTATTTGCAAGAAATACGGAATAAGCACATTGGGAAGTTCATAACCACAGAAGGGATAATAACCCgagtgggagaaaaaaaaattctggaGGAATGCAAAAAGTACAGGTGTATCAAGTGCGATCACATAATTAGGAAGAAGGCCATTCCTGAGTTGTACTATAACACGCAAATGGTGTTTAAGTGCCCCAATGAGCAGATTAACACGAACAAATCCCCCCCTAGGTATAGGAGCAATTtggtaagaaaagaaataaacacGAGATGGAAGTATACGAAGAAAGACACGGCGCAAGAAGGCAGGACGGGGAATGCAGTGTCGTATAATAAAGGTGCCTCCAAGTATGGCAACAAAAATAGTTCTTACGGTAACGCTAATTATAGATCAAAGGGGTTTGCATCCAAGCGCACTAGCAAGTGGAATTTCGCATACAGGGAAAAACATTACAGTAAGAACTCCTACAATGGAAACAAATGTAATGGCACAAATTTCGAATTCCTAGAGAACGAAGTTAAACGAGTAGATTAccaagaaataaaaataaaggaaacgAGTAAAACGAATATCCCATATTCCATTACGGTGGTCCTTTTGGAAAACCTAGCTGGGAAATATCACCCGGGGAAGAAGGTAATTATAAATGGCATCATCCTGCGGAGGTGGAAGAAATTGTATAAAGACATTAGGTGCGAAGCAGAGCTATTCATCGAAGCAAACAACGTCCAAATTAAGGAACTGGATAGTTCAAGGTTAAAAGAGGTGGCACTGGATGATGAGTTCGCCAAGTGTATAAATGCCCTAACGGATGAGGCGCAGATGTGTGGCAAGGCGACCATTGTGGAGGGTAATGGGACAGACAAAGAAAATGACGCTGACGTGAATGATAACCTAGGGGATGACCTAGAGGGGGGTTTGACATACGATGAGAGGGGAAGGCTCAGAATCTCATCACATCTGAGCAGTGGACACTGCATTGGAACAGATCCTGAGAAGACCCCTCGAAAGAATCCCCCAAGTGGTagcaaaatggacaaaaaaaaaaataagctgAACGGACACATGACGAATGGAGGGATAGCCGTCCCGGAAAGGAGTctgtttgaaaaatattgGCTCCTCTTTAAGGATAACAAactggaaggaaagaaacacCTGTGCGATAGTATATGCCCCAATTTGTACAATTGCAAATTGTCCAAAATGTCAGTACTGCTGGTGCTAATAGGGGGGAACAGAATAAATGAGTACGATTCCTTTTACAATGAGAATAATaagtggaagaaatatttcAACCGCAGTGGGGAGGAGGTCGCCACAAGGGGGTACCCGAATAGGGGAGACAATAACAGTGACAATGATAacaatgatgatgatgacaacGGTAAGGATGCTTGTTGTTGGGAAAACGCAGGCAGAAAACGACGCAGAGAGAAGAAAGCAAAGCACAGGAACAGGGACAGAAACAGGAGGAGGGAGAAGAATTTCTCCTCGGACAATTGTGACAAAAGAACACTGTGCCATTTATTGCTCGTAGGCGATCCAGGCACAGGAAAATCCCAACTACTAaaggaagtacaaaaaataagcCCCATTTGTACGAACGTGTCAGGTATGTTTTGTACCACTGCAGGTTTGACTTGTGCAGCCATAAAAGAGGGGAACAATTTTATGCTGGAAAGTGGAGCTCTCGTTTTGGCAGACAATGGAGTTTGCTGTATTGACGAATTTTGTCttatgaaaaatgaaaataagaaTGCTATTCATGAGGCCATGGAACAGCTAACCATTTCAGTAGCCAAGGGTGGAATTGTCGATAAATTGAATTGCCGGTGTACTATCATCGGTGCGTCTAATTTTGAGTTACATAAAACGGCCACGGGGAATTTATCCTCCTCTGAAGATAAGGCTCTCTTTATTAACTTGTCATACGCGCTGCTGAGCAGATTTGACATGATTGTGGTGACGGAGGATAATAATGAAATTGACTCGAGGGTTGCTGACTACGTGTTGTCACAGGAGGTGCAGCCTGCTTATCCTTCGGGGGGGAAGTGA